The segment TAAGTAAAAGTTCTATATTCTCTCTAGAATATTTACCTCGATCCACATAATCACCTAAAAAAACTAAAGTATATCCAGGTTTTAAATAAAGATTTAAAACAGTTTCTGTGGCTTCTAAATCACCATGAGTATCTCCAACAAATACTACTTTACCTTGTGCAGGCAATTGAATAAGTCTACTTTCTTTTTTAAGAACTTCTTTAATAGCTTCAAAATTTTGCATGGCGTTTATTTAACAGTTTTTTAAAATTAACGCAATAGCTTTAAATTCATTTAGCCATATGTTAGAATCAATCATGTTTATTGAAATCCTTTTATTAATAATTATTTTTCTTTTAGCAATTTTAATTTTTTTATTTTTCAAAAAAACAAAAGATGTAGAATCAGCAGTATCAAATGCATGGATAAAATTAGGTCTAGATGAAAAGGTAGGTATATTAGCTACTTATGCAAAGGATATAAGAGAAAGTTATAAGTCTTTTGAACAATTATTGCGTGTACCAACAGAAAGGGCATCATTTGGTGAATTAAGTCTTGAAACCATACTTTCTGACCAACTTCCTCAAAATATGTTTGGTATTAGACAAAAGATTTTAGATGGAAAGATTCCTGATGCCAATATTAAATCAACAGTAGGTATTATTTGTATAGATGCCAAATTTCCTTTAGATAATTATAAAAAAATGTTAGAAGTAGATGAGCCTAAAGAAAAGGAAAATTTTAAAAAACAATTTTTAAAAGATGTTCAAGGTCATTTAACAAAAATTGCTAAAGATTATGTCTGTCCAGAAAAAGGTTCAGCTAATTTTGCCTTTGCATATATTCCTTCTGAAAGTGTTTATTGGTTTTTAGTAAATGAGGCATTTGAGATACTTAGAGATTATGCTAAAAAAGGTGTGCAGGTGGTTTCACCACTTACTTTTTCACACAAAATTGAATTAATAAAAGCAGGTGTTCATGCTAAGAGGCTTTCAGAAGATGCAGAAAAAATAAAAAACGAATTAATTAAACTGTCAAAGATGTTTAAAGAAATTGATGAAAAATGGCGTGTGTTTTATCAAACTCATTTGAGAAATTTAGGAAATAAAGCAGAAGAATTAGATAAGGTGTATAAAAGACTTAAAGAGGAGTTTGAAAGGATTGAAAGATTTAAATAAATTAAGTCACCTTATTGCTGTTGCTAGAGGTGATATAGCTGCTGATTTATTGATAAAAAATGCAAAGGTAGTTAATGTCTTTAGTGGTGAAATCTATAAAGCTAATGTAGCTATTGCTGAAAATCAGATTGCTGGTATAGGTGATTATCAAAAAGGAAAGTTAATAATAAATGCAAAAGAGCGTTATTTAATTCCAGGTTTAATGGATGCCCATATTCATTTAGAGAGTACCCTTTTAACTCCATCTGCCTTAGCATCAGCCATTATTCCTCATGGTACAACTTCCATTTTTATTGACCCTCATGAGATTGCCAATGTATTAGGATTAAAAGGTATTGAATATATTTTAAAAGCAAGCGAAGATTTACCTTTAAATGTATTTGTTCTTGCTCCTTCTTGTGTTCCAGCTACAGATTTAGAAACAAGTGGGGCTACTCTTAGTCTAAAGGAGATTTCTATTTTGTTAAAACATCCACGGGTAATAGGGCTAGCTGAGATGATGAATTTTCCTGGCGTAATCAATGCCTTTTCAGATGTGCTTGAAAAGATTTTAATTACTAAAAAGGCAAAAAAAATTATTGATGGACATGCACCACTATTAAAAGGGTTATTTCTACAAGCTTATATCAGTGCAGGTATAGATGCTGATCATGAAAGTATTGAAATTTCTGAGGCAAAAGAAAAAATTCGTGCTGGAATGTGGTTGATGCTGCGGGAAGGGAGTGCTGCTAAAAATTTAATGAGTCTTTTACCTGTAATAGATAATTATAGTGTTCATCGATGTATTTTTTGTTGTGATGATAGGGAACCAGAAGATTTAATAAAAGAAGGTCATATTGATTACCTTATTCGTTTAGCTGTAAAAGCTGGCTTAGATCCTATTTGGGCAATAAAAATGGCTACAATTAATTGTGCTCAAAGATTTGGGATAAAACAGCTTGGTGCAATTGCTCCAGGATATCAAGCAGACTTAGTTTTAATAGATAATTTAAAAAATTTTCAAATAGAAATGGTGATAAAAGATGGAAATATTATTTATGAAGAAGGTGTATTGAAAGTCTCTCTTTCTCCTTATCTTGAGCCTGAAATTACAAAAACTATAAATCTAAAAGAAATTAATCCTGATATGTTCAAAATTAAAATAAAAGGGGAAAAAGCAAGAGTTATTGAGATAATTCCAGGTCAAATTTTAACTAAACATTTAATAAAGGAAGTAAAAAAACAAGCTGATGAAGTTTTGGCTGACCCAGAAAGAGATATTGTTAAAGTAGCTGTTATTGAACGTCATCATGCTACAGGAAATATAGGATTAGGATTGATTTCAGGATTAGGTTTAAAAAGTGGTGCTTTAGCATCTTCAGTAGCACATGACAGTCATAATATTATTGTGGTTGGTGTTAATGATAGGGATATGTATATAGCAGTTAAGGCTATTAAAGAGATGCAGGGTGGTTTTGTGGTAGTAGAAAATGGGATGGTAAAAGCGGGACTTTCTTTACCTATTGCTGGTTTGATCTCACCTTTAAATGCAAAGGAAGTAGCTTTTCATATGGAGGTATTAAAAGAAGCAGCTCATAGGCAAGGAGTAACTCAAGAAAATCCCTTTTTAACTTTATCTTTCATTGCCTTACCAGTAATACCAGAGTTACGTTTAACAGATAAAGGCTTAGTAGATGTAAATAAATTTGAATTTGTGCCTTTAGAAGCAGAATGAAAATCGTTATCCAGCGAGTGAAAGAAGCAAAGGTTTTGGTAAATGGAAAAGTTATAGGTAAAATCAATAAAGGTATTTTGATTTTTCTTGGTATTGCCAAAGGTGACACAAAAGAGCAAGCAGAATGGTTGGCTAAAAAAGTTTGTTCTTTACGTATATTCCCTGATGAATCAGGCAAATTTAATCTTTCATTAAAAGATATTAATGGTGAGGTTTTAATTATCTCTCAATTTACTCTTTATGGAAACTGCCATAAAGGTCGTCGTCCCTCTTTTGATAAGGCTGCTTCACCACAAGAGGCTATTTTTCTTTATGAAGCATTTATTGAGATGGTCAAACAAGAAGGGGTCAAAGTTGCCACAGGTCAATTTGGTGCTCTTATGGAGGTTCATCTGATAAATGATGGCCCGGTAACTTTTGTGATAGAGAAGTAACATGCTATTGTCATGCAACTGCCTTAATCACTCTTCTAATCCCTTCTACTACTTCCTCTGGTTTGATATCTTCCAAACATATTCTTTGCTTGCAATTTCTTCTTTTTTCATCTGAACAAGGAGCACAGGAAATTTTTGAAGTAAATGTTATTACCTTTTTTCCCCAAGGTTGCCAAATTTTTGCATCAGTTGGGCCAAAAATAACAAAAGTAGGAATACCTAATGCTGCTGCCAAATGGCTTATTCCACTATCATTACCTAAATAAAAAATTCCCTGCTGCATTATTAAAGCAAGTTCTAAAAGAGACAAATTTTTTAAAATTATTATCTTTTTGTATAAACGGGGATATTGATTTTCTAAGAAAAATAAGATTTCTTCAGCTATTTCTTCATCTGCTGGGCCAACAATAAGGCCTGGCTTTAAAGAAGAAAACTCTGCAATAACTTTTGTAAAATATTGAGGAAGCCAATTTTTGGTTACACTTCCACTGCCAGGATGGATAAAATAATCTGCTTTTGACATTGAAATAGAAGATGAGAAAGATAAAGGAATAAATTGAGATATGCCTTTTATTCCATACTGAGATAATTGATTTTTTTGATAAAGTGCAATATGAATATTATTTTCAGAAGGTATGGTTTGAATAAACCAAGTAGGTGCTTTTTCAAAAATAATATTCCATTGTGGTCTTTTATATCTGGCAAAAAGAATTACTAAGTCGTATATTTTTAAAAAATCAGCACTACCTGCAAAAAAATTTAAAAATAGTCTTCCTTCAATATTAAAAATCTCCTTAATATCAAGCTCTTTTTTAATAAGAGCAATAAGATGAGGCTTTCCTAAAAAATGAATCTCACTTTTTTTAAAGTATTTTCGTATTGAGAGTAAAGCAGGGCGAGAAAGCATTAGGTCACCCAAGGCACCAAGATGAATAATAAGGATTTTTTTAGGTTCCTTAATCACAGTCTGCCAACAGTGGCAATATAAATAGTCATTTCATTTTCGCTATCTATTCCTAAAATTCTATCTATCTCTTCATCAAAAAATGCACCAATGGGACAAGCTCCTAATCCCAAAGCAGTAGCTGCTAAAAGCATATTTTGGCAAATATGACCTGCATCAAGAAATATATATCGAATAGCTCTATTTCTGTATTTAGCCATACAGCGTAAAATTACGGCTGTCCAAATAAAGACAACTGCTGCTTGTCTTACCATCCCTTGCCCTAAGGCAGCATTAGTTAAATCATTTTTAAAATCACCTTTTGCCAATTCTTCTAAACAAAATTCAAGTATATTGAAATGATAGATTCCTTTATCTACATTCTCTACATTTTGAATAGAAAGATAAGTCTCTACTGGATAAAGAGCGCCAGCAGATGGTGCTGCTCGATAACCACTTTTAGAAGTAATGCCTTGAGATGCCCAAAGTAAATGGGCAAGTGTCTTTAAATCCATTGGTTTTTTTGTATAATTGCGTTTGCTACGTCTTTTAGCAATAATTTCCCAAAAATCACAAGGAGGGAAATGGGGTTTAGGTAATATTATTTTCCTAGCATTTGGATAAATTTTATAGGGAGGAGGTGAGGCAATTAAGCCTAAATCGTCAATTAAAGGCCTATCTCTAAAATATTTCGTCTCAAAAAGATAGCGATAACCTATGCCTTTTTGATAAATTTTCATGAAATTACTTTATATTCATATGCTCCTTCAATTTTATAATTATTTTCTAAAAATCTTCTCAAAAATTGTCCACAATTGCTTCCTATTCTATTTTCTTCTAATTCTCCAATACTTACAATAACTTCATATCCTTTTTTTCTTAAATTAAATGCTATTTCATTATTAGAAGTAGGATTTATATAACTTTCAATCATATTTTCTTTTGCTTTAATAGTAGGGTTTATTGGAGTAATTTTTATTAAAAATATCTCTGGGTCAAAATATTTTAATAAAATATCGGCTTCTAATGGCCAACTCTTTGCTAGAGCAAAATTTAATGTAATTTTTCTATCTCCTTTTTTATAAAATTTATTTCCATATGCTGCAATTTCTGAAAAATCCCATTTTTTTATAGGAATAATTTTATCCCTTAATTTGACATCAGTTGTATGTATTGAAAACTGCAATTGAAATCTTCCATTATAGTATCTTTGTTTTATTTTTAATAATTTTTCAAAAAAACTTTCACTTCCTTTTGGTGCTACTGTAGATATGCAAGGCATAAGTCCAGGTGCATCATATTTTATGGGAAGCTCTTTTAATACCTCAAGCACATGATAGTTAAATGATGGCTCCCCCATTCTAGCAAATTGTATCTTAAATTTTTTTACAGGTATCTTTTTTGTTGGAAATCTATTTTTTATCATATAATCAATTTGATTCATAATTTCATCTTTTGAAAGTCTCCCTTTATACCATCCACCTGCATCACACATAAGACATCCTACTGGACAGCCTAAAAGTGTAGATATTATTAAGACCCACTTTTCTTCTCTTTTTAAAGGAGGTTGTATAGATTCTACAAATTCAATAAATTCACCTTTTCTAATTTCAGCTAAATAGACAATAGCAATGTCATCTCTACCTACTTTACCGATGACTTTCATATCTACTCCAATAAATCTTCATTGCTGTATAAATACCATCACCAATGGCTATAGCTGTTTGTCTGTAAATATCATTTTTAACATCCCCTACAAGATATAGCAAACCTTTAGACAAAAGTTCTTCTTCCATTTTTATTAAATTTAATGAATAAAAATCTTTTTGAGGCACCCTTCCAATGGCCACTACAATATAATCTACTTCTATTGATGTAATTTCTCCATTTTTTATAAAATCAATTAAAATTTTTTCTCCTTTTTTATTAATTTTTTTTATAAAAGAATTTTCACAATATTTTATACTTGGGTTATTCATTGCTCTTTCTACAAGTAAAGGCAGGGCTTTTATTCTTTTTCCTCGGTTTAAAATCAATATTTTATTATTTTTAGAAAGACTTAAAGCATAATCAAAAGCAGCATCTCCTGCTCCTATAACTACAATATGTTTATTTTTTATATTTAAAATTGGATAAATTTCATAAAATATTTTATTTTTTAATTCTTCTCTATTTTCTATTATATTCAATGTTTTAGGTTTGGTACCTGAGGCAATTACAGCAATTTCTGAAAAATATTCATTTTTTGAGGTTCTTATCAAAAAATAATTTTCTTTATAATCAAGTAAAATGACCTTTTCAAAAATTACTTTAACATTATAAGCTTTGAGATGTTTTTTAAAAAGCTTAACAAGTTTTAATCCAGAAATACCTTTAGGAAAACCAAGATAATTTTCAACTTTATAAGCATTTTTCAATAATCCACCTAATTCTTTTTGTTCAAATAACAATGGGTCTATTTTATATCTTTTAAGCTGTATAGCTGTAGCTATGCTAGCAGGCCCACCACCTATAATAGCTACTTTAGTTTTCATTTTTTAAAAAATTGATAATTTCTTGTGTAAGTATCGGTATGGCAAATCCATGAGATAGATTTAATAATGTAGCCAAATGAAAATTTCTGTTATAAGTTGCTGTTCCATCTATAACAAAAAATACTTCAAAATTTCTCATAAAAGCAGAGCGTGCTGTTGTTTCACAACATAAATGAGCCATTACACCTGTAATCAGAATCTGTTTTACTCCTTTATTTTTTAAAATTTCTTCTAAATTTGTATTAAAAAAAGCATCATATTGTGTCTTATGAATTATTTCAATTCGATTATCTACTAATTCATCTATTATAATTGATAGAGGATTATCAATTGTTATAAGATCATTCCACCATCTTACCATTTGTCCTGCATCCTTAATTGTATTTAAATGTCTTGTTTGTATTACTGTTAAATTATGATTTAGAAAAAATTCTTGCAATTTTTTAATTTTAGGAATTATTGCTTTACTACTAGGAATGTAAGCATGTGAATTTTCATTTAAAAAAAATTTTTGCATATCTAAAACAAGAAGTGCTATCTGAGTTTTATTTAATTCAAATTTATGTTTTTTCCTGTATGGTTCAACTATTTTTAAAAATTTGCTTGCTTGTAAATCAATATTTTCAAAATTATAATATTCTTCTTTCATACTTCACTATATCATACCATCTTTTTAAGCACAATAATTTTTAGTATTATTTTAAATATGATTGAAATTCATTCCTTATCTTTAGATGAATTTAAACAAAATTTGGAAAATTTAATCAAAATTTATCTTAATGCTTATAAAGATTTAAAGGCATATGCTTATACTCATAGACGTAATGTAAAAAGTTATCTTAAATGGCTTTATAAATCTGATCCAGAATCATTTTTTATTGCTATTTCTGATAAAAAAATAATTGGATTTGTAGCAGGAACCAGGTTTTGGTGGGATAAAACTTATGGTGAAATAGGTGAGGTGCATGAGATTGTTGTGGATAAACCTTATCAAGGCAAAGGAATAGGGAAGATGCTTATGGAGCGAATACTTTTCTTTTTACAAAAATATCATGATACTATTGGTCTTTGGGTAGGTGAAAAAAATCAAAGAGCCATTGCCTTTTATCAACATTTAGGATTTAATATCGTAGGGCAGGTAGGTAGATGGTTAAGAATGATAAAAGAGAAATAAAACAAATATTACTTACTCTTCTTTCTATTCCAAGCCCTACAGGTGAAGAGATGGCTATTTTATCCTGGCTTGAATTTTTTCTTTCTAATTTAAATTTTACTACTATTTGGCAGTCTATAGATGAAAAACGGGCAAATTTATTTGCTTACCGTGGTAAGCCAAATTATCTTATTGCTACTCATGTAGATACTGTACCTGCTTGGGATCATCCTTATGCCTTTTCACCAAAATGTGAGGGAGAGATTATTTGGGGTAGGGGAGCAATTGATACTAAAGGGCAGATAGCAGCTTTACTTATGGCAGTAAAACATAGTGATATTCCTTGTGCTCTTGCTTTTTTTGTAGATGAAGAAAAAAGCGGGATTGGCTCAGAGGAATTTAAACCCATTTTTCCTTTTAAAGGGGCAATAGTGCTTGAGCCTACAAATTTTACTTTAGCTATTTTTGAAGCTGGTAGTATTGAGTTTTCTTTAAAAATAAATGGAAAAGCTGCTCATGGTGCATTACCTAAAAGAGGGAAAAATGCTATTGATATTTTTTTTGAAATTTATCAAAAATTAAAATCATTACCTTTATGGCAAGATTCTCTATTTGAAGGAGCAGGTATAAATATTGGAAAGATTGAAGGAGGAATAGATTGTCAAATTGTTGCTGAGACTTGTAAAGTAGAGATAGATTTGCCTATTTTTCCAGGAAAAACACCTGAAGAGGTGTGGAAAGAGATAGAGACTATTTTAAAACAATATCCAGTAAGTTGGGAGATAAAGTCTTTTGACCCTCCTTGGGAGATTTCTCCAAAAGAAAAAGTTGTAGAATTATTGGCAAAATCTGTAGAAAAAGAGATGCCTGTAAGATTTTCAGGTATGTCTGCTTGGACAGATGCAGCTAGTCTTATTCAAAAAGGTATTCCAACTGTTGTTTTTGGTGCTGGTGACTTAGCTATTGCCCATACAAAAGAAGAAAAAATAGATATTAAAGAAGTTTTAAAGCTTTTTTATATATTAAAAAATTTTCTTAATAAAACTCTTGCTTTAGACGGCGACTAAGTAACTCTTTAAGTCCTTCTTTAGGAGATTTTTCTTCATAAAGAATTGCATAAACTTCTTTAGTTATGGGCATTTCTACCCCTATTTCTTGAGAAAGGATATAAGCTGCCTTTGTGGTATTTACACCCTCTGCTACCATACGCATAGAAGATAGAATCTCAGTTAATTTTTCACCTGTTCCTAAACGTTTACCTAGATTATAATTGCGGCTTAATTTACTAGTACAAGTAAGCACTAAATCTCCCATTCCAGAAAGTCCAGCAAAGGTTTTTTCTTCTGCTCCTAATTTAATTCCTAGACGTGTAATTTCTGCTAAGCCTCTTGTAATTAGAGCTGCTCTAGCATTATGACCTAATCCCAAACCTTCAGAAATACCAGCAGCAATAGCAACAATGTTTTTTAAAGCTCCGCCTAATTCTACTCCTAAGACATCATGATGAGTATAAACACGAAAATAATTAGTTGAAAAAAGACGCTGTGTATAAATAGCTACTTCCTCATTTGCAGAAGCTACAGTAACTGCAGTTGGTAAACCTTGAGACACTTCTTTCGCAAAGCTTGGGCCAGAAAGAACACTATAGCTATAAGATAAATCTGAAAGGATTTCTTTTGTTACTTTAGACATAGTTAATAAACTATCTGTTTCTATACCTTTTGTGGCTGAAATAATATGACAATTAGATATAAGATAAGGTCTTATTTTGCTTAAAATTTCACGATAAACATGAGAAGGCACAGCAATTAAGATATCTTTTTGTCCGGAAATAGCTTCAGCCAATGATTGAGTAGGAAAGATTAAGGAAGGAATTTTTATACCAGGTAAATAAAAAATATTCTCTTTTTTATCAATAAGAACCTGATAAGTTTCTTTACTATGTACCCAAAGTTTTATTTTTATGCCTTTTTTTGCTAAAAGTAATGCTAAGGCAGTACCCCAACTTCCAGCACCAATAATAGCTAAAGAAGACATTTTACTTTTTAAAAGATACTGGGCAGCTTATTGCCTCTTTAGTTCCAAATAAAAAAGCATGTTCAGTCATTAAACAACGATTCATTACTACCTTTATACCTGCTTTTGCCCAAGCCTCAGCTGCTTCCCAATTCTCAATACCAACTTGCATCCAAGCAAGCTTTGGTTTAACTGTTAAGACATCTTCAATATGAAGACTTACTTTATCAGATGCTCGAAAGATATCCACAATATCTATTGGTTGACCAACAGATTTTAAATCAGGATAAACCTTTTCTCCTAATACTTCCTTTGCTTTTGGATGAATGGGAATAATCTTATATCCTGCCCTCTGCAAATAAGCAGCTACTTGATAACTTGGTCTTTGTGGATTATCTTTAAGACCAATAACTGCTATAACTTTTGCCTCACTTAATAAAGGTTTTAATGTTTCTATGTCTGTAATGATATTCTCTCTCCACATAGCTACCTCCTAAAATCAGATTAAACTTATTATAGCAGTCATTTTTTCTCGTCAAGTTAAAAGGTTGAAAAATAATTAATAAGAAATGTTTACTTAATCCATTTATTTAGCCATTATTAAATTCTCCCTATTTTAATGAATCAGTAACTTATGGTGTTATTTTAAGGGCATTTTGGGCAAAAGAAAAAAGAATACCACTTTCTTTATGGTGTCAATTTGAGCAACATTTTATTGGTATAGGACAAGGAATAGAAAGTATTGTAGATGAAGCATTACGTCAAATTGATTCTTTAAGGGAATTATATGAAGCTTTAGGTGAGGATAAAATAAACGAAATTTTAAAAATTGGACAGCCTATCTTTATCCAAAAAAATAGTATCAAATTAATAATGATTGGATTCCTGTTTTAAGCCTACCAGCTTATTTTTTACCTTTTAAAAGTTTTGCTAAGCTTTTGAGAATTAAGGGGTGAATGGTTAGATCCTGCTGGATTTGGTGGTGAGAAAAGAATTGTTAATTTATATGGCTGTTTCTATAAATAATCCCTGTAAAAAACTTTTAGCTGTGTTTTCTCTTCTTTTTTCTAATAACTAAAATACCAAACAGTCCACTACCTAAAAGATAAAGTGTTGAAGGTAAAGGAACAGCGTGTTCTATTAAACCATCCTCTACAATATTCCCTATTACTCCATAAAGTGGAGGACTAATTCTTCCTAACCACCAATATTCTGTTTCTTGTGACCAGCCTACCGTAAATCCTTCCCCATTTCCCCAACCAGAGGTGTAGCCGAAAAAGTATGCTTCTAACAAATATTCATTTGTATCTGGGTCTTTAAATCCTAAGCTAATCAAATAAGCAGAAAACCCACCATTATAATAACCAGTCCCATCACCAAAGAAAAATCCGGTTTCAACATCTAAAAGAATATCTTTATTATATGAAGTAAATGAATTATCAGTTTCTTCGTATATAAAATTACCATAACGTTGTGTATCTCCGATTCTGGCAATAACAAATTTTTCCCCGTCTTCACTGCTATAACCTATTGCAGCTATATCTCCACCTATAGCTATGTATGTTTCGTCAGATTCTGGATCATAAAACCAGGTGCTTATTCCAGTATAAGTATCACCAATTTTCCAATTATTAAAACCAAATTCATAACCAGCATATCCCCCAGAATTAATTCTCAATGAGAAATGATTATCAATACTCACTTCCCCACTAATATCACCACTTACTTTACCAGTAGCACTTCCTTTCTCTATAGTTACATTTACAAACGCTTGCTCACTTCCAGTCTTAAGCTCTACACCTGTTATATAAGTTTTATGAGCTATAGCTAAAAATGGAAATAAAACAATTATTGCCATTAATAAAACTAAAAAATTCTTTTTCATAACCTAAACTCCATTAAATTTAGTTTATTAAAATGAACTTATACTAATATTATGAATATGTCAAGAAAAAATTGTGCCAGAATAAAAAACAATTTTTTTACTTTTTCCTATTAAAGTTTATGCACACTCTTCATCTTTTGTTTTTAGGGCAGAAGATGTATTGGATATTTCTGTCTGATAAGCATTGGCTATAGTTAGATAGTGATTACTATGTAATGTTTTTACCTTTTAGGTAAAAGGTAATTTTTTTCAAAATCGCTTTATTATAGCACACTTACGGGTTTCTTGTATGGCAAATAGTTTTTGGAAAAAATTTGACAAAATAAATACCCTATGATATGTTAAAAAAATGGTAGATGTTTTTACTCAAAATTTTCTATCTATAAAAAATTTTGACATTGACATAATATCTCTCACAGAAAAAACTTTTAAATCATTCTTTCTTAATCATCTCCTGCTAAGGATTGGTATAACCCTTAAATAGAAAGGAGGTTCTCATGCAGATAGATTTTCATTTTTATACTATCTATGCTTTAGCTAGGGCAGCTGGTTTTAAGCCAGAAGATGCCCATATTATTGCCTATTCATCCCAACATACAGATGATGCCAAGTATGAACATGCCCTTGA is part of the Candidatus Desulfofervidus auxilii genome and harbors:
- a CDS encoding NAD(P)H-dependent glycerol-3-phosphate dehydrogenase, whose translation is MSSLAIIGAGSWGTALALLLAKKGIKIKLWVHSKETYQVLIDKKENIFYLPGIKIPSLIFPTQSLAEAISGQKDILIAVPSHVYREILSKIRPYLISNCHIISATKGIETDSLLTMSKVTKEILSDLSYSYSVLSGPSFAKEVSQGLPTAVTVASANEEVAIYTQRLFSTNYFRVYTHHDVLGVELGGALKNIVAIAAGISEGLGLGHNARAALITRGLAEITRLGIKLGAEEKTFAGLSGMGDLVLTCTSKLSRNYNLGKRLGTGEKLTEILSSMRMVAEGVNTTKAAYILSQEIGVEMPITKEVYAILYEEKSPKEGLKELLSRRLKQEFY
- a CDS encoding CoA-binding protein; this encodes MWRENIITDIETLKPLLSEAKVIAVIGLKDNPQRPSYQVAAYLQRAGYKIIPIHPKAKEVLGEKVYPDLKSVGQPIDIVDIFRASDKVSLHIEDVLTVKPKLAWMQVGIENWEAAEAWAKAGIKVVMNRCLMTEHAFLFGTKEAISCPVSFKK
- a CDS encoding PEP-CTERM sorting domain-containing protein, with protein sequence MKKNFLVLLMAIIVLFPFLAIAHKTYITGVELKTGSEQAFVNVTIEKGSATGKVSGDISGEVSIDNHFSLRINSGGYAGYEFGFNNWKIGDTYTGISTWFYDPESDETYIAIGGDIAAIGYSSEDGEKFVIARIGDTQRYGNFIYEETDNSFTSYNKDILLDVETGFFFGDGTGYYNGGFSAYLISLGFKDPDTNEYLLEAYFFGYTSGWGNGEGFTVGWSQETEYWWLGRISPPLYGVIGNIVEDGLIEHAVPLPSTLYLLGSGLFGILVIRKKKRKHS